One Candidatus Latescibacter sp. genomic region harbors:
- a CDS encoding sugar phosphate nucleotidyltransferase encodes MKGVILAGGLGTRLDPLTRVTNKHLLPIFNKPMIFYPIETLIEAGVRDIMIVTGGNSAGDFLTLLGNGAEFGLKHINYTYQQGHGGIAQALSLAEHFVDGDRVVVILGDNVIQGSIKTAVENFKLQTHGARIMLKEVPDPERFGVPVLEDNRIVRIEEKPLKPKSSFAVIGIYLYDDKVFDFIRTLKPSSRGELEISDVNNAYIAEGCMEYEVLDGWWTDAGTFNSLIRANVLVAEKYGFSV; translated from the coding sequence ATCCTCTGACCAGGGTAACCAATAAGCATCTCCTGCCCATCTTCAACAAGCCGATGATCTTTTATCCCATCGAAACCCTGATCGAGGCCGGGGTGCGCGATATCATGATCGTGACCGGGGGAAACTCGGCTGGCGACTTTCTGACACTTCTCGGCAACGGCGCAGAGTTCGGTCTGAAACACATCAACTATACCTACCAGCAGGGGCACGGCGGCATAGCCCAGGCGCTTTCCCTGGCGGAACATTTCGTGGATGGCGACCGGGTGGTGGTCATACTCGGCGACAATGTTATACAGGGAAGTATAAAAACTGCGGTAGAGAATTTCAAACTTCAGACCCACGGCGCACGCATCATGCTCAAGGAAGTGCCCGATCCCGAGCGGTTCGGAGTCCCCGTTCTTGAAGACAATCGCATTGTCCGTATAGAAGAGAAGCCGCTTAAGCCAAAATCATCCTTTGCGGTGATCGGCATCTACCTTTATGACGACAAGGTGTTCGATTTCATCCGGACGCTCAAACCCTCATCCCGCGGGGAGCTGGAAATTTCGGATGTGAACAACGCCTATATCGCGGAGGGCTGCATGGAATACGAAGTCCTCGATGGCTGGTGGACGGACGCGGGGACATTCAATTCCCTCATACGGGCGAATGTGCTTGTGGCGGAGAAATACGGTTTTTCGGTCTAA
- a CDS encoding serine/threonine-protein kinase, producing the protein MNQNNLKIDDILIRFPGAYRLGGGSQKEVYLYEDKNLGKIVLKIGLFFTPQTLERIKREVAILCELSSPVFPKHINFEVIDNIRFLIFEEYIDGTPLDDCIHDYTTPEKAFSLLLILLSGLSELWLKRVVHRDLKPANIMVTKDGPRIIDLGIARFLDSTSLTHTFAPFGPCTPNYASPEQLENRKRDIDHRTDQFSLGIVIGQLILDGEHPFDPRITHQGRSIPENILTGNWAKNQIRDKTSPAEYFIITKLLAPQPYMRFRLPNELINAVIKVVRGG; encoded by the coding sequence ATGAATCAAAACAATTTAAAAATTGACGATATTTTAATACGATTTCCTGGGGCTTACCGTTTGGGAGGAGGTAGTCAAAAAGAGGTTTACCTATATGAAGATAAGAATTTAGGGAAGATTGTATTAAAAATAGGGCTTTTTTTTACACCTCAAACACTGGAAAGAATAAAACGGGAGGTGGCTATTCTATGCGAACTTAGCTCTCCTGTTTTTCCAAAACATATTAATTTTGAAGTTATTGATAATATTAGATTCTTGATTTTTGAAGAATACATAGATGGAACCCCGCTTGATGATTGTATCCACGATTATACTACGCCCGAAAAAGCTTTTTCATTACTTTTAATACTATTAAGCGGACTTTCTGAATTATGGCTTAAAAGAGTTGTACACAGGGATCTTAAACCTGCAAATATTATGGTTACGAAAGATGGACCAAGAATTATTGACCTGGGAATTGCTCGTTTTCTTGATTCAACTTCGCTTACTCATACCTTCGCACCATTCGGTCCCTGTACACCTAATTATGCATCTCCAGAACAGTTAGAAAATCGCAAAAGAGATATTGATCATCGTACAGATCAATTTTCTTTAGGAATTGTAATAGGGCAATTGATTTTAGATGGAGAGCACCCTTTCGACCCAAGAATTACGCATCAAGGGAGAAGTATCCCAGAGAATATTTTGACCGGGAATTGGGCTAAGAATCAGATTAGAGATAAAACATCTCCTGCCGAGTATTTTATTATAACGAAACTGCTTGCACCCCAGCCTTATATGCGTTTTAGGCTTCCTAATGAACTAATTAATGCAGTAATTAAAGTTGTAAGAGGTGGCTAA